The Marinilongibacter aquaticus genome has a window encoding:
- a CDS encoding acetyltransferase — MKNPVIIFGAGQLGKTALSIFNENNILLYGFLDDKEELNGKEIGQVMVLGKTSEEELLSLIGKKTEAFVAIRNASDRKTITESLKKKRKAVPVNAIHPSAKLAEEASIGHGNLVAANASIGPFSEIGNSNILGPNSVLDTETKIGNFVEIGSGALINSGVEIEDGAFVGSGAVLVSGIKIGKNARIGAGSVVIADVKANETLFGNPAKPLPQ, encoded by the coding sequence ATGAAAAATCCCGTAATCATTTTTGGAGCTGGGCAGTTGGGCAAAACGGCATTGTCTATCTTCAACGAAAACAATATTCTACTGTATGGTTTTCTCGACGACAAAGAAGAGTTAAACGGGAAAGAAATCGGCCAGGTAATGGTGCTTGGCAAAACGAGCGAAGAAGAGCTTTTGAGCCTCATAGGAAAAAAGACAGAAGCCTTTGTGGCCATCCGCAACGCCAGCGACCGAAAGACCATTACCGAATCGTTGAAGAAAAAACGAAAAGCAGTACCCGTAAACGCCATTCACCCATCGGCCAAACTAGCCGAAGAGGCCTCGATCGGGCACGGAAACTTGGTGGCGGCCAACGCCAGCATAGGCCCCTTTTCTGAAATAGGAAACAGCAATATCTTGGGTCCAAACAGTGTGCTCGATACCGAAACCAAAATCGGCAACTTTGTGGAAATCGGAAGCGGGGCTTTGATCAACAGCGGTGTCGAAATTGAAGACGGAGCATTTGTCGGCAGCGGAGCTGTTTTGGTTTCAGGCATTAAAATCGGCAAAAACGCTCGAATTGGTGCGGGTTCTGTAGTAATTGCCGATGTCAAGGCCAATGAAACCCTGTTTGGCAATCCCGCCAAGCCATTGCCTCAATAG